Proteins encoded in a region of the Sphingomonas jaspsi DSM 18422 genome:
- a CDS encoding PspC domain-containing protein, whose amino-acid sequence MTAKTTPLPLRNDTILGVCEAIGQDFGFNPLWLRLAFIAPLFIAPMATVAAYLGLGAIVAASRYFLGDKKVDASTMTVVATARDVSDERRDQDEIALAA is encoded by the coding sequence ATGACCGCCAAGACCACCCCGCTCCCCCTGCGCAACGACACCATCCTGGGTGTCTGCGAAGCGATCGGTCAGGATTTCGGCTTCAATCCGCTGTGGCTGCGCCTGGCGTTCATCGCCCCGCTGTTCATTGCGCCGATGGCGACCGTGGCGGCCTATCTCGGCCTTGGCGCGATCGTCGCAGCCAGCCGCTACTTCCTCGGCGACAAGAAGGTCGATGCCTCGACCATGACCGTGGTCGCCACCGCCCGCGACGTCAGCGACGAGCGCCGCGACCAAGACGAGATTGCGCTGGCCGCGTAA
- a CDS encoding DUF6975 family protein — MAMIQPIDGHSVSAADAQLARVDSEGSQGHPYRLHLLSAMGPDSARDLADAVHLFCSIYGRHPGLIELALVNCPAGPVRNWLMQASDAYERERLYLVRLTAAVGPLPSTPGAAETEATLVAQRHAIETLAKSERRGCALGAATALMADWPAVRAILDRAADRMGMAKPAMVLPDVPSIVAVIADGADSMAAERALGFGGQQLLLQNRGLFDLLEARAHARDDA; from the coding sequence ATGGCGATGATACAGCCGATCGACGGACATTCGGTCAGCGCGGCCGATGCGCAACTGGCGCGGGTGGACAGCGAAGGGTCGCAGGGACACCCCTATCGGCTGCACCTGCTGTCGGCGATGGGCCCCGATAGCGCGCGCGACCTTGCCGACGCGGTCCACCTCTTCTGCTCGATCTACGGTCGCCATCCCGGCCTCATCGAACTGGCGCTGGTCAACTGCCCTGCCGGCCCGGTCCGCAACTGGCTGATGCAGGCCAGCGACGCCTATGAACGCGAACGGCTCTACCTCGTACGCCTGACCGCGGCCGTCGGCCCCCTGCCCTCGACGCCTGGCGCGGCAGAGACCGAAGCGACGCTGGTCGCGCAGCGCCACGCCATCGAAACCCTCGCCAAGTCCGAACGGCGCGGCTGCGCGCTGGGCGCGGCGACCGCGCTGATGGCCGACTGGCCCGCCGTCCGCGCCATCCTCGACCGCGCCGCCGACCGCATGGGGATGGCAAAGCCCGCCATGGTCCTGCCTGACGTGCCCTCGATCGTCGCGGTCATCGCCGACGGGGCCGACTCGATGGCCGCCGAACGCGCGCTGGGCTTCGGCGGGCAGCAGCTCCTCCTCCAGAACCGCGGCCTGTTCGACCTGCTCGAAGCCCGCGCCCACGCCCGCGACGACGCCTGA